Proteins encoded within one genomic window of Glycine soja cultivar W05 chromosome 1, ASM419377v2, whole genome shotgun sequence:
- the LOC114423989 gene encoding SNARE-interacting protein KEULE-like isoform X1: protein MSMSDSDSSSYAGADYKSFKQISRERLLHEMLRSAKTGDSKSTLKVLIMDKLTVKIMSHLCKMTDINGEGVSLGEDLYKQRQPLPTWDAIYFIQPTRENVIMFLSDMSGRTPLYRKAFVFFSSAISKELVMDIKKDMEVLTRLGALREMNLEYFPIDSQGFITNNERALEELFGDEENNHKGVTCLNVMAKRIATVFASLREFPSVRFRAAKSLDATTMTTFQDLIPTKLAAGIWDCLVKYKKSIPNFPQTETCELLILDRSIDQIAPVIHEWTYDAMCHDLLNMEGNKYVHEVPGKSGGPAERKEVLLEDHDPVWLELRHAHIADASERLHEKMTNFISKNKAAQIQHGSKSSSEMSTRDIQTIVQALPQYSEQIDKLSLHVEIAGKINRIIRESGLRELGQLEQDLVFGDATTKDVIKFFTMKEDITHENKLRLLMILASVYPEKFEGEKGQNLMRLAKLTEEDMNIVPNFRMLGGQPVTKKSLTAAFGLKFDIHKKKHAARKERPGEEEKWQLSRFYPIIEELLEKLMKNELSKEDYPCLNDPSPSYQGSPFSGPVNQNPHSMRSRRTPTWARPRGSEDGYSSDSVLRHASSDFRRMGQRIFLFIVGGATRSELRVCHKLTEKLKREIILGSSSIDDPSQFITKLKTITTHEISLDDIQI, encoded by the exons ATGTCTATGTCCGATTCCGATTCCTCTTCTTACGCCGGCGCCGACTACAAAAGTTTCAAGCAAATTAGCCGCGAGC GATTATTACATGAAATGCTGAGGTCAGCAAAAACAGGGGATTCCAAATCAACTTTGAAG GTATTAATAATGGATAAACTTACTGTAAAGATAATGTCTCACTTATGTAAGATGACTGATATCAATGGTGAAGGTGTTTCAT TGGGTGAAGACCTATACAAGCAAAGGCAGCCATTGCCCACCTGGGATGCTATATATTTCATCCAGCCAACCCGAGAAAA tgtaattatgtttttgtcaGACATGTCTGGAAGGACACCCCTATACAGGAA GGCATTTGTTTTCTTCAGTTCTGCTATTTCCAAAGAATTAGTTATGGACATTAAGAAAGATATGGAGGTGTTGACTCGATTAGGTGCATTGAGAGAG ATGAATTTGGAGTATTTTCCCATAGACAGCCAG GGTTTCATCACAAATAATGAGAGGGCATTAGAGGAGCTGTTTGGGGATGAAGAGAATAATCATAAAGGTGTTACGTGTTTGAATGTTATGGCAAAACGGATTGCTACAGTTTTTGCTTCTTTAAGA gaatttccTTCTGTTCGCTTTCGTGCTGCCAAGTCCCTAGATGCAACCACAATGACTACTTTCCAAGATCTTATTCCTACAAAGCTTGCTGCTGGAATCTGGGACTGTCttgtgaaatataaaaaaagtataccTAATTTTCCTCAGACGGAGACCTGTGAATTGCTCATTCTTGACAGATCTATTGATCAG ATTGCTCCTGTGATACATGAATGGACTTATGATGCCATGTGTCATGATTTGCTGAATATGGAGGGAAATAAATATGTTCATGAA GTTCCTGGCAAATCCGGTGGTCCAGCAGAGAGAAAAGAGGTTCTTTTGGAGGATCATGATCCTGTATGGCTCGAACTTCGCCATGCTCATATTGCAGAT GCTAGTGAACGGCTCCATGAGAAGATGACCAACTTTATTTCAAAGAACAAAGCTGCACAAATACAACATGGTTCAAA AAGTAGCAGTGAAATGTCTACAAGGGACATACAAACCATCGTTCAAGCACTTCCACAGTACAGTGAACAAATTGATAAGCTCTCCCTCCATGTAGAG ATTGCAGGAAAAATTAATAGAATCATTAGGGAGTCAGGACTACGGGAACTTGGCCAGCTGGAGCAAGATCTTGTTTTCGGAGATGCAACAACAAAAGATGTGATCAAATTTTTTACCATGAAAGAA GATATAACCCATGAAAATAAGTTGCGCCTGCTAATGATTCTTGCATCTGTTTATCCTGAGAAATTTGAGGGAGAAAAGGGTCAGAATTTGATGAGG CTAGCAAAATTGACAGAAGAGGATATGAACATTGTGCCCAATTTCAGAATGCTTGGAGGACAACCAGTAACCAAAAAAAGTTTGACCGCTGCTTTTGGTCTTAAGTTTGATATCCATAAG AAGAAGCATGCTGCAAGGAAAGAGCGTCCTGGTGAAGAAGAGAAATGGCAGCTATCACGCTTTTATCCCATAATAGAG GAACTCCTTGAAAAACTCATGAAAAATGAATTGTCAAAGGAAGATTATCCATGTTTGAATGATCCAAGTCCATCTTACCAAGGCTCACCTTTTTCTGGTCCTGTAAACCAAAATCCTCACTCAATGAGATCAAGACGGACACCAACTTGGGCTCGACCACGAGGTTCTGAGGATGGATATTCAAg CGATTCAGTGCTTAGACATGCATCAAGTGATTTCAGGAGGATGGGGCAACGAATTTTTCTATTCATTGTTGGTGGAGCAACCAGATCCGAg CTTAGGGTTTGCCATAAGCTTACCGAAAAGCTAAAGAGGGAAATTATTCTAGGCTCATCAAGTATTGATGACCCATCACAATTTATTACG AAATTAAAGACGATAACGACGCATGAGATTTCATTAGATGATATCCAGATATGA
- the LOC114423989 gene encoding SNARE-interacting protein KEULE-like isoform X2, which yields MSMSDSDSSSYAGADYKSFKQISRERLLHEMLRSAKTGDSKSTLKVLIMDKLTVKIMSHLCKMTDINGEGVSLGEDLYKQRQPLPTWDAIYFIQPTREKAFVFFSSAISKELVMDIKKDMEVLTRLGALREMNLEYFPIDSQGFITNNERALEELFGDEENNHKGVTCLNVMAKRIATVFASLREFPSVRFRAAKSLDATTMTTFQDLIPTKLAAGIWDCLVKYKKSIPNFPQTETCELLILDRSIDQIAPVIHEWTYDAMCHDLLNMEGNKYVHEVPGKSGGPAERKEVLLEDHDPVWLELRHAHIADASERLHEKMTNFISKNKAAQIQHGSKSSSEMSTRDIQTIVQALPQYSEQIDKLSLHVEIAGKINRIIRESGLRELGQLEQDLVFGDATTKDVIKFFTMKEDITHENKLRLLMILASVYPEKFEGEKGQNLMRLAKLTEEDMNIVPNFRMLGGQPVTKKSLTAAFGLKFDIHKKKHAARKERPGEEEKWQLSRFYPIIEESLYDVLVCDEWMFIQELLEKLMKNELSKEDYPCLNDPSPSYQGSPFSGPVNQNPHSMRSRRTPTWARPRGSEDGYSSDSVLRHASSDFRRMGQRIFLFIVGGATRSELRVCHKLTEKLKREIILGSSSIDDPSQFITKLKTITTHEISLDDIQI from the exons ATGTCTATGTCCGATTCCGATTCCTCTTCTTACGCCGGCGCCGACTACAAAAGTTTCAAGCAAATTAGCCGCGAGC GATTATTACATGAAATGCTGAGGTCAGCAAAAACAGGGGATTCCAAATCAACTTTGAAG GTATTAATAATGGATAAACTTACTGTAAAGATAATGTCTCACTTATGTAAGATGACTGATATCAATGGTGAAGGTGTTTCAT TGGGTGAAGACCTATACAAGCAAAGGCAGCCATTGCCCACCTGGGATGCTATATATTTCATCCAGCCAACCCGAGAAAA GGCATTTGTTTTCTTCAGTTCTGCTATTTCCAAAGAATTAGTTATGGACATTAAGAAAGATATGGAGGTGTTGACTCGATTAGGTGCATTGAGAGAG ATGAATTTGGAGTATTTTCCCATAGACAGCCAG GGTTTCATCACAAATAATGAGAGGGCATTAGAGGAGCTGTTTGGGGATGAAGAGAATAATCATAAAGGTGTTACGTGTTTGAATGTTATGGCAAAACGGATTGCTACAGTTTTTGCTTCTTTAAGA gaatttccTTCTGTTCGCTTTCGTGCTGCCAAGTCCCTAGATGCAACCACAATGACTACTTTCCAAGATCTTATTCCTACAAAGCTTGCTGCTGGAATCTGGGACTGTCttgtgaaatataaaaaaagtataccTAATTTTCCTCAGACGGAGACCTGTGAATTGCTCATTCTTGACAGATCTATTGATCAG ATTGCTCCTGTGATACATGAATGGACTTATGATGCCATGTGTCATGATTTGCTGAATATGGAGGGAAATAAATATGTTCATGAA GTTCCTGGCAAATCCGGTGGTCCAGCAGAGAGAAAAGAGGTTCTTTTGGAGGATCATGATCCTGTATGGCTCGAACTTCGCCATGCTCATATTGCAGAT GCTAGTGAACGGCTCCATGAGAAGATGACCAACTTTATTTCAAAGAACAAAGCTGCACAAATACAACATGGTTCAAA AAGTAGCAGTGAAATGTCTACAAGGGACATACAAACCATCGTTCAAGCACTTCCACAGTACAGTGAACAAATTGATAAGCTCTCCCTCCATGTAGAG ATTGCAGGAAAAATTAATAGAATCATTAGGGAGTCAGGACTACGGGAACTTGGCCAGCTGGAGCAAGATCTTGTTTTCGGAGATGCAACAACAAAAGATGTGATCAAATTTTTTACCATGAAAGAA GATATAACCCATGAAAATAAGTTGCGCCTGCTAATGATTCTTGCATCTGTTTATCCTGAGAAATTTGAGGGAGAAAAGGGTCAGAATTTGATGAGG CTAGCAAAATTGACAGAAGAGGATATGAACATTGTGCCCAATTTCAGAATGCTTGGAGGACAACCAGTAACCAAAAAAAGTTTGACCGCTGCTTTTGGTCTTAAGTTTGATATCCATAAG AAGAAGCATGCTGCAAGGAAAGAGCGTCCTGGTGAAGAAGAGAAATGGCAGCTATCACGCTTTTATCCCATAATAGAG gaaTCTCTTTATGATGTCCTCGTGTGTGATGAGTGGATGTTTATTCAGGAACTCCTTGAAAAACTCATGAAAAATGAATTGTCAAAGGAAGATTATCCATGTTTGAATGATCCAAGTCCATCTTACCAAGGCTCACCTTTTTCTGGTCCTGTAAACCAAAATCCTCACTCAATGAGATCAAGACGGACACCAACTTGGGCTCGACCACGAGGTTCTGAGGATGGATATTCAAg CGATTCAGTGCTTAGACATGCATCAAGTGATTTCAGGAGGATGGGGCAACGAATTTTTCTATTCATTGTTGGTGGAGCAACCAGATCCGAg CTTAGGGTTTGCCATAAGCTTACCGAAAAGCTAAAGAGGGAAATTATTCTAGGCTCATCAAGTATTGATGACCCATCACAATTTATTACG AAATTAAAGACGATAACGACGCATGAGATTTCATTAGATGATATCCAGATATGA
- the LOC114423989 gene encoding SNARE-interacting protein KEULE-like isoform X3, whose protein sequence is MHVGNWHTCSKYKRILDLSEVLKVLIMDKLTVKIMSHLCKMTDINGEGVSLGEDLYKQRQPLPTWDAIYFIQPTRENVIMFLSDMSGRTPLYRKAFVFFSSAISKELVMDIKKDMEVLTRLGALREMNLEYFPIDSQGFITNNERALEELFGDEENNHKGVTCLNVMAKRIATVFASLREFPSVRFRAAKSLDATTMTTFQDLIPTKLAAGIWDCLVKYKKSIPNFPQTETCELLILDRSIDQIAPVIHEWTYDAMCHDLLNMEGNKYVHEVPGKSGGPAERKEVLLEDHDPVWLELRHAHIADASERLHEKMTNFISKNKAAQIQHGSKSSSEMSTRDIQTIVQALPQYSEQIDKLSLHVEIAGKINRIIRESGLRELGQLEQDLVFGDATTKDVIKFFTMKEDITHENKLRLLMILASVYPEKFEGEKGQNLMRLAKLTEEDMNIVPNFRMLGGQPVTKKSLTAAFGLKFDIHKKKHAARKERPGEEEKWQLSRFYPIIEESLYDVLVCDEWMFIQELLEKLMKNELSKEDYPCLNDPSPSYQGSPFSGPVNQNPHSMRSRRTPTWARPRGSEDGYSSDSVLRHASSDFRRMGQRIFLFIVGGATRSELRVCHKLTEKLKREIILGSSSIDDPSQFITKLKTITTHEISLDDIQI, encoded by the exons ATGCATGTTGGCAATTGGCATACATGTAGCAAGTATAAACGTATTTTAGATCTGAGTGAAGTATTGAAG GTATTAATAATGGATAAACTTACTGTAAAGATAATGTCTCACTTATGTAAGATGACTGATATCAATGGTGAAGGTGTTTCAT TGGGTGAAGACCTATACAAGCAAAGGCAGCCATTGCCCACCTGGGATGCTATATATTTCATCCAGCCAACCCGAGAAAA tgtaattatgtttttgtcaGACATGTCTGGAAGGACACCCCTATACAGGAA GGCATTTGTTTTCTTCAGTTCTGCTATTTCCAAAGAATTAGTTATGGACATTAAGAAAGATATGGAGGTGTTGACTCGATTAGGTGCATTGAGAGAG ATGAATTTGGAGTATTTTCCCATAGACAGCCAG GGTTTCATCACAAATAATGAGAGGGCATTAGAGGAGCTGTTTGGGGATGAAGAGAATAATCATAAAGGTGTTACGTGTTTGAATGTTATGGCAAAACGGATTGCTACAGTTTTTGCTTCTTTAAGA gaatttccTTCTGTTCGCTTTCGTGCTGCCAAGTCCCTAGATGCAACCACAATGACTACTTTCCAAGATCTTATTCCTACAAAGCTTGCTGCTGGAATCTGGGACTGTCttgtgaaatataaaaaaagtataccTAATTTTCCTCAGACGGAGACCTGTGAATTGCTCATTCTTGACAGATCTATTGATCAG ATTGCTCCTGTGATACATGAATGGACTTATGATGCCATGTGTCATGATTTGCTGAATATGGAGGGAAATAAATATGTTCATGAA GTTCCTGGCAAATCCGGTGGTCCAGCAGAGAGAAAAGAGGTTCTTTTGGAGGATCATGATCCTGTATGGCTCGAACTTCGCCATGCTCATATTGCAGAT GCTAGTGAACGGCTCCATGAGAAGATGACCAACTTTATTTCAAAGAACAAAGCTGCACAAATACAACATGGTTCAAA AAGTAGCAGTGAAATGTCTACAAGGGACATACAAACCATCGTTCAAGCACTTCCACAGTACAGTGAACAAATTGATAAGCTCTCCCTCCATGTAGAG ATTGCAGGAAAAATTAATAGAATCATTAGGGAGTCAGGACTACGGGAACTTGGCCAGCTGGAGCAAGATCTTGTTTTCGGAGATGCAACAACAAAAGATGTGATCAAATTTTTTACCATGAAAGAA GATATAACCCATGAAAATAAGTTGCGCCTGCTAATGATTCTTGCATCTGTTTATCCTGAGAAATTTGAGGGAGAAAAGGGTCAGAATTTGATGAGG CTAGCAAAATTGACAGAAGAGGATATGAACATTGTGCCCAATTTCAGAATGCTTGGAGGACAACCAGTAACCAAAAAAAGTTTGACCGCTGCTTTTGGTCTTAAGTTTGATATCCATAAG AAGAAGCATGCTGCAAGGAAAGAGCGTCCTGGTGAAGAAGAGAAATGGCAGCTATCACGCTTTTATCCCATAATAGAG gaaTCTCTTTATGATGTCCTCGTGTGTGATGAGTGGATGTTTATTCAGGAACTCCTTGAAAAACTCATGAAAAATGAATTGTCAAAGGAAGATTATCCATGTTTGAATGATCCAAGTCCATCTTACCAAGGCTCACCTTTTTCTGGTCCTGTAAACCAAAATCCTCACTCAATGAGATCAAGACGGACACCAACTTGGGCTCGACCACGAGGTTCTGAGGATGGATATTCAAg CGATTCAGTGCTTAGACATGCATCAAGTGATTTCAGGAGGATGGGGCAACGAATTTTTCTATTCATTGTTGGTGGAGCAACCAGATCCGAg CTTAGGGTTTGCCATAAGCTTACCGAAAAGCTAAAGAGGGAAATTATTCTAGGCTCATCAAGTATTGATGACCCATCACAATTTATTACG AAATTAAAGACGATAACGACGCATGAGATTTCATTAGATGATATCCAGATATGA
- the LOC114423989 gene encoding SNARE-interacting protein KEULE-like isoform X5: MFLSDMSGRTPLYRKAFVFFSSAISKELVMDIKKDMEVLTRLGALREMNLEYFPIDSQGFITNNERALEELFGDEENNHKGVTCLNVMAKRIATVFASLREFPSVRFRAAKSLDATTMTTFQDLIPTKLAAGIWDCLVKYKKSIPNFPQTETCELLILDRSIDQIAPVIHEWTYDAMCHDLLNMEGNKYVHEVPGKSGGPAERKEVLLEDHDPVWLELRHAHIADASERLHEKMTNFISKNKAAQIQHGSKSSSEMSTRDIQTIVQALPQYSEQIDKLSLHVEIAGKINRIIRESGLRELGQLEQDLVFGDATTKDVIKFFTMKEDITHENKLRLLMILASVYPEKFEGEKGQNLMRLAKLTEEDMNIVPNFRMLGGQPVTKKSLTAAFGLKFDIHKKKHAARKERPGEEEKWQLSRFYPIIEESLYDVLVCDEWMFIQELLEKLMKNELSKEDYPCLNDPSPSYQGSPFSGPVNQNPHSMRSRRTPTWARPRGSEDGYSSDSVLRHASSDFRRMGQRIFLFIVGGATRSELRVCHKLTEKLKREIILGSSSIDDPSQFITKLKTITTHEISLDDIQI, translated from the exons atgtttttgtcaGACATGTCTGGAAGGACACCCCTATACAGGAA GGCATTTGTTTTCTTCAGTTCTGCTATTTCCAAAGAATTAGTTATGGACATTAAGAAAGATATGGAGGTGTTGACTCGATTAGGTGCATTGAGAGAG ATGAATTTGGAGTATTTTCCCATAGACAGCCAG GGTTTCATCACAAATAATGAGAGGGCATTAGAGGAGCTGTTTGGGGATGAAGAGAATAATCATAAAGGTGTTACGTGTTTGAATGTTATGGCAAAACGGATTGCTACAGTTTTTGCTTCTTTAAGA gaatttccTTCTGTTCGCTTTCGTGCTGCCAAGTCCCTAGATGCAACCACAATGACTACTTTCCAAGATCTTATTCCTACAAAGCTTGCTGCTGGAATCTGGGACTGTCttgtgaaatataaaaaaagtataccTAATTTTCCTCAGACGGAGACCTGTGAATTGCTCATTCTTGACAGATCTATTGATCAG ATTGCTCCTGTGATACATGAATGGACTTATGATGCCATGTGTCATGATTTGCTGAATATGGAGGGAAATAAATATGTTCATGAA GTTCCTGGCAAATCCGGTGGTCCAGCAGAGAGAAAAGAGGTTCTTTTGGAGGATCATGATCCTGTATGGCTCGAACTTCGCCATGCTCATATTGCAGAT GCTAGTGAACGGCTCCATGAGAAGATGACCAACTTTATTTCAAAGAACAAAGCTGCACAAATACAACATGGTTCAAA AAGTAGCAGTGAAATGTCTACAAGGGACATACAAACCATCGTTCAAGCACTTCCACAGTACAGTGAACAAATTGATAAGCTCTCCCTCCATGTAGAG ATTGCAGGAAAAATTAATAGAATCATTAGGGAGTCAGGACTACGGGAACTTGGCCAGCTGGAGCAAGATCTTGTTTTCGGAGATGCAACAACAAAAGATGTGATCAAATTTTTTACCATGAAAGAA GATATAACCCATGAAAATAAGTTGCGCCTGCTAATGATTCTTGCATCTGTTTATCCTGAGAAATTTGAGGGAGAAAAGGGTCAGAATTTGATGAGG CTAGCAAAATTGACAGAAGAGGATATGAACATTGTGCCCAATTTCAGAATGCTTGGAGGACAACCAGTAACCAAAAAAAGTTTGACCGCTGCTTTTGGTCTTAAGTTTGATATCCATAAG AAGAAGCATGCTGCAAGGAAAGAGCGTCCTGGTGAAGAAGAGAAATGGCAGCTATCACGCTTTTATCCCATAATAGAG gaaTCTCTTTATGATGTCCTCGTGTGTGATGAGTGGATGTTTATTCAGGAACTCCTTGAAAAACTCATGAAAAATGAATTGTCAAAGGAAGATTATCCATGTTTGAATGATCCAAGTCCATCTTACCAAGGCTCACCTTTTTCTGGTCCTGTAAACCAAAATCCTCACTCAATGAGATCAAGACGGACACCAACTTGGGCTCGACCACGAGGTTCTGAGGATGGATATTCAAg CGATTCAGTGCTTAGACATGCATCAAGTGATTTCAGGAGGATGGGGCAACGAATTTTTCTATTCATTGTTGGTGGAGCAACCAGATCCGAg CTTAGGGTTTGCCATAAGCTTACCGAAAAGCTAAAGAGGGAAATTATTCTAGGCTCATCAAGTATTGATGACCCATCACAATTTATTACG AAATTAAAGACGATAACGACGCATGAGATTTCATTAGATGATATCCAGATATGA
- the LOC114423989 gene encoding SNARE-interacting protein KEULE-like isoform X4 codes for MASATYLFSRLFYSMLCSCRAFVFFSSAISKELVMDIKKDMEVLTRLGALREMNLEYFPIDSQGFITNNERALEELFGDEENNHKGVTCLNVMAKRIATVFASLREFPSVRFRAAKSLDATTMTTFQDLIPTKLAAGIWDCLVKYKKSIPNFPQTETCELLILDRSIDQIAPVIHEWTYDAMCHDLLNMEGNKYVHEVPGKSGGPAERKEVLLEDHDPVWLELRHAHIADASERLHEKMTNFISKNKAAQIQHGSKSSSEMSTRDIQTIVQALPQYSEQIDKLSLHVEIAGKINRIIRESGLRELGQLEQDLVFGDATTKDVIKFFTMKEDITHENKLRLLMILASVYPEKFEGEKGQNLMRLAKLTEEDMNIVPNFRMLGGQPVTKKSLTAAFGLKFDIHKKKHAARKERPGEEEKWQLSRFYPIIEESLYDVLVCDEWMFIQELLEKLMKNELSKEDYPCLNDPSPSYQGSPFSGPVNQNPHSMRSRRTPTWARPRGSEDGYSSDSVLRHASSDFRRMGQRIFLFIVGGATRSELRVCHKLTEKLKREIILGSSSIDDPSQFITKLKTITTHEISLDDIQI; via the exons ATGGCTTCAGcaacttatttgttttcacgTCTGTTTTATTCCATGTTATGTTCCTGTAGGGCATTTGTTTTCTTCAGTTCTGCTATTTCCAAAGAATTAGTTATGGACATTAAGAAAGATATGGAGGTGTTGACTCGATTAGGTGCATTGAGAGAG ATGAATTTGGAGTATTTTCCCATAGACAGCCAG GGTTTCATCACAAATAATGAGAGGGCATTAGAGGAGCTGTTTGGGGATGAAGAGAATAATCATAAAGGTGTTACGTGTTTGAATGTTATGGCAAAACGGATTGCTACAGTTTTTGCTTCTTTAAGA gaatttccTTCTGTTCGCTTTCGTGCTGCCAAGTCCCTAGATGCAACCACAATGACTACTTTCCAAGATCTTATTCCTACAAAGCTTGCTGCTGGAATCTGGGACTGTCttgtgaaatataaaaaaagtataccTAATTTTCCTCAGACGGAGACCTGTGAATTGCTCATTCTTGACAGATCTATTGATCAG ATTGCTCCTGTGATACATGAATGGACTTATGATGCCATGTGTCATGATTTGCTGAATATGGAGGGAAATAAATATGTTCATGAA GTTCCTGGCAAATCCGGTGGTCCAGCAGAGAGAAAAGAGGTTCTTTTGGAGGATCATGATCCTGTATGGCTCGAACTTCGCCATGCTCATATTGCAGAT GCTAGTGAACGGCTCCATGAGAAGATGACCAACTTTATTTCAAAGAACAAAGCTGCACAAATACAACATGGTTCAAA AAGTAGCAGTGAAATGTCTACAAGGGACATACAAACCATCGTTCAAGCACTTCCACAGTACAGTGAACAAATTGATAAGCTCTCCCTCCATGTAGAG ATTGCAGGAAAAATTAATAGAATCATTAGGGAGTCAGGACTACGGGAACTTGGCCAGCTGGAGCAAGATCTTGTTTTCGGAGATGCAACAACAAAAGATGTGATCAAATTTTTTACCATGAAAGAA GATATAACCCATGAAAATAAGTTGCGCCTGCTAATGATTCTTGCATCTGTTTATCCTGAGAAATTTGAGGGAGAAAAGGGTCAGAATTTGATGAGG CTAGCAAAATTGACAGAAGAGGATATGAACATTGTGCCCAATTTCAGAATGCTTGGAGGACAACCAGTAACCAAAAAAAGTTTGACCGCTGCTTTTGGTCTTAAGTTTGATATCCATAAG AAGAAGCATGCTGCAAGGAAAGAGCGTCCTGGTGAAGAAGAGAAATGGCAGCTATCACGCTTTTATCCCATAATAGAG gaaTCTCTTTATGATGTCCTCGTGTGTGATGAGTGGATGTTTATTCAGGAACTCCTTGAAAAACTCATGAAAAATGAATTGTCAAAGGAAGATTATCCATGTTTGAATGATCCAAGTCCATCTTACCAAGGCTCACCTTTTTCTGGTCCTGTAAACCAAAATCCTCACTCAATGAGATCAAGACGGACACCAACTTGGGCTCGACCACGAGGTTCTGAGGATGGATATTCAAg CGATTCAGTGCTTAGACATGCATCAAGTGATTTCAGGAGGATGGGGCAACGAATTTTTCTATTCATTGTTGGTGGAGCAACCAGATCCGAg CTTAGGGTTTGCCATAAGCTTACCGAAAAGCTAAAGAGGGAAATTATTCTAGGCTCATCAAGTATTGATGACCCATCACAATTTATTACG AAATTAAAGACGATAACGACGCATGAGATTTCATTAGATGATATCCAGATATGA